The following proteins come from a genomic window of Malus sylvestris chromosome 4, drMalSylv7.2, whole genome shotgun sequence:
- the LOC126617970 gene encoding glycerol-3-phosphate dehydrogenase [NAD(+)] 1, chloroplastic-like: MGYMTPIQDVEGVELCGTLKNVVAIAAGFVDGLEMGNNTKAAIMRIGLREMKAFSKMLFSSIEMARGSSKKGAMLPPRPPMR, translated from the exons ATGGGATATATGACACCT ATCCAAGATGTGGAAGGGGTAGAACTATGTGGAACCCTGAAAAATGTTGTGGCCATAGCAGCAGGTTTTGTGGATGGGTTGGAGATGGGAAATAACACAAAG GCTGCAATTATGAGAATCGGTCTAAGAGAGATGAAGGCATTTTCCAAGATGTTATTTTCATCAATCG AAATGGCAAGGGGAAGCTCAAAGAAAGGTGCTATGTTGCCTCCTAGGCCGCCTATGCGTTGA